In Borrelia puertoricensis, the following proteins share a genomic window:
- a CDS encoding DUF1506 family protein produces MNNLRDKLSQMSQRMIFTYKAPAPLRLYKFETITLDDNSYQRVFNKEDYLEFTGIIIDISPQELRMIYDSNLFDLQGLSKLYTSDEIIFNLQDRISIGDNYYEIVSIDSSIGYQTLILKDIVWK; encoded by the coding sequence ATGAATAATCTTAGAGATAAGTTATCACAAATGTCACAACGTATGATATTTACATACAAAGCCCCTGCTCCTTTACGTTTATATAAATTTGAAACTATTACACTTGATGATAATTCTTATCAGAGGGTATTTAATAAAGAAGACTACTTAGAATTTACAGGCATTATTATAGATATAAGTCCCCAAGAATTAAGGATGATTTATGACTCAAATTTATTTGATTTACAAGGACTCTCTAAACTTTATACAAGTGATGAGATTATCTTCAATCTTCAAGATAGAATTTCTATAGGTGATAATTATTACGAAATAGTAAGTATTGACTCTTCTATTGGTTACCAAACACTAATTTTAAAGGATATTGTATGGAAATAG
- a CDS encoding DUF3890 domain-containing protein, whose amino-acid sequence MQQRTAQQEIERQEEELFISRLHSNIISLLGISIEEFSIQSFMMQINLLESILLANGIQSEKLTYNDIFLLTYYHIGCELRKKGIVRELEFERIKREKFNELEIDYHPISDTSQSDSCNKNFCLRFDAYLDKVKRDTTSPSCIGVV is encoded by the coding sequence ATGCAACAGAGAACAGCTCAACAAGAGATAGAGAGACAAGAAGAAGAATTATTTATAAGCAGGCTTCACTCTAATATTATTTCCCTTTTGGGAATAAGCATAGAAGAATTTTCTATTCAAAGCTTTATGATGCAAATTAATCTCTTAGAGTCAATATTATTAGCTAATGGAATCCAGTCAGAGAAGCTTACTTATAATGATATCTTCTTGCTTACTTACTATCATATTGGATGTGAACTGAGGAAAAAGGGGATTGTCCGTGAACTTGAATTTGAGAGAATAAAGAGAGAAAAATTCAATGAACTTGAAATTGACTATCACCCTATATCTGATACTAGTCAATCTGACAGTTGTAATAAAAACTTCTGTTTACGATTTGATGCGTATCTAGATAAAGTTAAAAGAGATACTACTTCTCCTTCCTGTATAGGAGTTGTGTAA